A single window of Electrophorus electricus isolate fEleEle1 chromosome 16, fEleEle1.pri, whole genome shotgun sequence DNA harbors:
- the LOC118242647 gene encoding CMRF35-like molecule 3: MWTLILVLSSLFPAGTAAVTTVTGYKGRSVQIRCPYKSGYETHMKYLCRGECYTFRTKNIPVDYKSAKDKRFSLNDDTAARVFNVTITDLRSEDGGKYWCVTQQKVHDHYTEILLVVKVDTPMNVIVSHSTYTPPTPDPSTSVYTESTWSTGAHTVNDVNLQTNSPSLHGMYHCQAEQVAVESRVVSVKQKIY, from the exons ATGTGGACACTTATACTCGTCTTGTCCAGTCTATTCCCAG ctgGAACTGCTGCTGTAACTACAGTAACTGGATACAAGGGCCGTTCAGTTCAGATCAGATGCCCCTATAAGTCTGGATATGAAACCCACATGAAGTACCTCTGCAGAGGAGAGTGTTATACTTTCCGGACTAAGAACATCCCTGTTGATTATAAATCTGCTAAAGACAAGAGATTCTCTCTGAATGatgacacagcagccagagtcttCAATGTtaccatcactgatctgagatctgaggATGGAGGAAAATACTGGTGTGTGACACAGCAGAAAGTGCATGATCACTACACAGAGATTCTGTTAGTGGTTAAAGTGG acACACCTATGAATGTTATTGTCTCACACTCCACCTACACCCCTCCAACACCTGATCCCAGCACATCGGTGTATACTGAGTCCACATGGTCAACTGGAG CTCACACAGTAAATGATGTGAACCTCCAAACCAACAGTCCCTCACTCCATGGTATGTACCATTGTCAGGCTGAACAGGTTGCAGTTGAGTCGAGGGTAgtttcagtaaaacaaaagatttaCTGA